The following nucleotide sequence is from Acyrthosiphon pisum isolate AL4f chromosome A2, pea_aphid_22Mar2018_4r6ur, whole genome shotgun sequence.
CATTcctaaagtttgaaaatgtaatatggtTTCCATCACGGtagattatagttatataattataattattattattataatctaccgTGGTTTCCATATAAGTTTCCACAAGTGTTGTATAAGGCATGAGCGTctgaatatattgaaaaaattggatatttaccatttttgtttatttttagaagtcATAGATGTTCATTAGATTTAGATGGGCaaggtaattgcatttagagtcactacaacaaataagcgctagagcgtaatggagattcatttcggtagacactatTCTAgattcgttgggcaaccatactatctttaatcgtggcgTTGACTCAATTTCagcttcaaatattaattttatcggTATAGGTCGATGTGTAACCTGTAtacatagacctattaactaagTTAATAGGTTAATAGGTCTATGCGACTATGcctttatatcttaaatcgtggtttttTGATTAGACAGCCGTCTTGttgtgttatattaataataataatagcatatttTAATACTCCGGATGACGGCcgttgtgtatataaaatacaaacataaatatatacctcGAGTAActaaggtatatttattatatggtaaCTAATAGCAAATTAattaatgcttataatataaatagtgaagacatattattattgttatattctcgAAACCAATATGTACATTCTCGCGGTGTGTTTATTGTTTGTTCTGCATGAATCATCGTGCAGACCATTGGATCATAGTGAACCGATGAAATCGAGTAACAAAATAACAGAATACtcaaaaaatagatatttatggACTATGCACCAACTACAACGATGTTATTTGTGGTCAAGTACGCTACCTTATGAAAAGAAAATGGACTATTTAATCACTTTACAGCGCAAAGTAAACATTTCTACTTGATCAGGCGATATAGAACCTATAtatagtgtaaaaataatataatgttttcagaTATCTGACGTAAAAcagcaaaatataaacaaacaccAACAAATCAAAACCAAATCATTAGACCATAAGCCATTCATTCACTTCAGGAAATCATTATTCGATAACCCATGTATAacgggtatttttattttttttggctcTTGGATAATCTGGAACCATTATCACATACACGTAATGTTTAGTCCGTCTAAGACCGTGGTTTAGTCTATGATCACACTGTTTTTATGACacttcatttttcaaatatcgttCAATGTAAATTTCATGATCCATTATCGTTATCATTATCCATTATCGTCATTATCATTTGTTGTgtcaattgtataattaatgtttgaGTGTATTGTAAATCTGTGCTGTCCAGTAGCAGCTACTGTCCAGTAGCAGCAGCTGCTGCCATCacattatacttatctatgcaTCTAAGGCTACAACTAAATTGTTAAGTACATTGTATCTGTCCAAGGTTTATAAACCTTGGTATCTGTCATCTTaacaatcatttaatttaattttttatcaagcattgctgtgatttttttatatattttttgtatgcatcaaaaaatattacatttatacagtCCACAAcatgtattttcttatttatttatactaatggTACCATTGTCCATATTTGGCAGTGGCCTGATGATATTCACATAATGTTCAAGATATATTATCCACCGGCTCGGGTATCTCGCGCCCGGAGCTTGTGACCTTTGCCCACGATAAATCCGTGGGGGTCCACCAGCGTTCTCCCTTCTCTCGCCAGTGTGTGGCGGTTGGCTCTTATTCACCGAcagataaaattgaatatgaCAGTGCGTTTTGGTCTCTCGTGACCTATGTACGAGACGTCGTCGCCGTTGCCCTTATTGTAGCAACAGTGCTAATAAACACGTGTTTGTAGCGTTCCTTTTGTAAGTGCTTGTTGCGCCGTTCAGCCAGTCGACTTGGACTTGCCTTCGACCGTTTTGCGTGTCCGTCCATTGTGGAGACTCGCGTGTTCTTTCGGCGACGTTAGTGGTGGTTTCGGTAGCTGCGTGTGCTATTGTTGGGTTGTTCTGCACTCAGATGTTGTTGTGTCGTAGCGACAGCGCTTTCGTTGCCTTTCGTTTATTTTCTTTGTCTATGGTTGCCACTAGTGGGGAGATTCGAATTTGGGCATATTCGCACACCTGTGATCTCTAATCAGCCGCAGACGAAGCGGCGCGGCGTCTACAATCAGTGTTATATTATCGGAGGCAACAACCTGCCGATTGACACCAGCTTTCAGTAAGGCTCTATATAGAATGGATATGATATGCCGCCATTTCGCGACTCATTTATAAATAAccgtaatgataaaataaacgcGGCAATTtcattttcacatattattattattcattgcaagttattttattttggctaTTGTTATTTGTTCTGTGCTTTTTCTGTGTGCTAATGTGCCATTtggtatgtactatgtacttGTGGCTTatactttattgtattttatgtacggcttagatataaatatattattcactttCATTATATTCTATCTGTTCTTCTACATTTGAgctccaaaaatatttattatgggaGGATGTACTGCCCCAAACTGTAGTAATTcccggaaaaacaaaattaaattgttccgTTTTCCAAGAGAAAAAAGCAGAAAGGACATATGGGTTCAGAATTGTAGCTATGCGAAGTAAttatgtctaaaatataaatattgtgtgtttataataatgtaccaaccaatacattatcataaatgttaaaaatatttaatataatcaaagtagttaatattatgagttagttagtagttaattatattttgtaatttattcctgatatatttagtttatagtatagtattgttaattgtatttagttaaaaatacctacccaataacaatttattaaaataattatagttccCTATTAATTTATCAAGGTACACTTTGAAAAAAGTCAGTTTGAGTTACATTGCCAAGATGGGATTGTCAAACTTAAGCCTAATGCCATTCCAACACTTTAATGTATCAAATCCACCTGCTAGACTTGACACCAAAAGGAAATCTGTTTATAAGGTATCTACTTAATATCATACATGTcattttttgacttttttgatCACTATGTATATTGGGATATGggattcatacataatattgacaACCAACTTTATAACACACTTGGCATGTTATTACATTCCAaaacctaataatttaatattaaacatttggtataaatctactttaccggacaccctttttttcattttttttcctttcaaaatacgtgtttttttatgctgaattcaaaactgtttgaaaaaatgCCCGCAAACTTACCGTTCAAAAGTTATGGAAGTNNNNNNNNNNNNNNNNNNNNNNNNNNNNNNNNNNNNNNNNNNNNNNNNNNNNNNNNNNNNNNNNNNNNNNNNNNNNNNNNNNNNNNNNNNNNNNNNNNNNNNNNNNNNNNNNNNNNNNNNNNNNNNNNNNNNNNNNNNNNNNNNNNNNNNNNNNNNNNNNNNNNNNNNNNNNNNNNNNNNNNNNNNNNNNNNNNNNNNNNNNNNNNNNNNNNNNNNNNNNNNNNNNNNNNNNNNNNNNNNNNNNNNNNNNNNNNNNNNNNNNNNNNNNNNNNNNNNNNNNNNNNNNNNNNNNNNNNNNNNNNNNNNNNNNNNNNNNNNNNNNNNNNNNNNNNNNNNNNNNNNNNNNNNNNNNNNNNNNNNNNNNNNNNNNNNNNNNNNNNNNNNNNNNNNNNNNNNNNNNNNNNNNNNNNNNNNNNNNNNNNNNNNNNNNNNNNNNNNNNNNNNNNNNNNNNNNNNNNNNNNNNNNNNNNNNNNNNNNNNNNNNNNNNNNNNNNNNNNNNNNNNNNNNNNNNNNNNNNNNNNNNNNNNNNNNNNNNNNNNNNNNNNNNNNNNNNNNNNNNNNNNNNNNNNNNNNNNNNNNNNNNNNNNNNNNNNNNNNNNNNNNNNNNNNNNNNNNNNNNNNNNNNNNNNNNNNNNNNNNNNNNNNNNNNNNNNNNNNNNNNNNNNNNNNNNNNNNNNNNNNNNNNNNNNNNNNNNNNNNNNNNNNNNNNNNNNNNNNNNNNNNNNNNNNNNNNNNNNNNNNNNNNNNNNNNNNNNNNNNNNNNNNNNNNNNNNNNNNNNNNNNNNNNNNNNNNNNNNNNNNNNNNNNNNNNNNNNNNNNNNNNNNNNNNNNNNNNNNNNNNNNNNNNNNNNNNNNNNNNNNNNNNNNNNNNNNNNNNNNNNNNNNNNNNNNNNNNNNNNNNNNNNNNNNNNNNNNNNNNNNNNNNNNNNNNNNNNNNNNNNNNNNNNNNNNNNNNNNNNNNNNNNNNNNNNNNNNNNNNNNNNNNNNNNNNNNNNNNNNNNNNNNNNNNNNNNNNNNNNNNNNNNNNNNNNNNNNNNNNNNNNNNNNNNNNNNNGGTAACTTTTCGCAATATCGAGGGAGACCGAGGTTCACTTGATTgtggttttacacaacaaatcgggggatattttcgatttgcggagcgtaGCGACGTGTGCCGATACACCCGTAATCACTGCAATTTTGAACTTCCATAACTTTTGAACGATAAGTTTGCGGGGATTTATTCAAACAGTTTTGAattcttcataaaaaaaacacgtattttgaaaaaaaaaaaaaattgaaaaaaaaatggtgtccaGTAAAGTAGATTTGTTCCAAACATTTTAGGGTATTTTGAATatcaaatgaaataattaaaaaacttaattctctcttatgatttttgaaatttttgtggTTATAACTGTTTAGTTAtacctaattagttatttaCTGAAAGAGACATTGAAAGTTCAGTTTTCCagatttcattttttatcatcatcagtattccaaattataattactCTAATTTTTCAGAATACTGCAATGAAAACAACTAACATTTCTTCCACAACAACTACGTCTTTGAGTCAATCAGATGCTTGTTTTAACATAACTGAAAATTCTgttgtaagtaataaataattttaagtaggtatattgcttaaatatattctgtaaaataaacaatttatttaaaatcaaaagtgATTTCTATAGCAAGAATGAACTTTTCGTaagaatatttcattttttttagtgtggTTTAActcattttttcttatttttttcacaactgTTATAGtacttatcaatttttttaaaaaaaattacattaaaagttCAGTTTTTTAGATCTTATGATTTATCAGTActccaaattataattattactctaATTTTTCAGAATACTGTAATGAAAACCACTAACATATCTTCCTCAAAAATTATGTCTTTGAGTCAATCAGATGCTTGTGTGAACATAATTGACAATTCTGTTGTAAgtaatgaacaattttattatacggtttaaatatattctttaaagtaaacaattttcaaaaatgatttcTGTAACTAGaatgaattttttataagaatattttttttttagtgtagttATTCATGAACACATTCCGAGTTAGTCCAGAACTTGCTATGGACTTAACAAACAGCATTTGTGATTCACTTAAATGTGAATGTAGTTCAGGACTTCCTGTTGAAATTcaagtaattatacaattttagatatattttaatctaaccattgttatatacaattgtaaatttggtaaatttttacacttatttatttttaattagatactAATGTATTggattattacaaaattaattagtcTATAAAAGATAGGTACactgtttttgttatttgtacaatattgttgttttatattcaCAGAAAGATTTTTCGGTGTATTCAAAAGTATGTGGAGATGTCTCTCATATCAACATGTCTTGATGTATGCACCATTGCACCTGAAACTGCTGGAAAAATTGTAAATGCATGCGCAGTTATACATAACATGCGTGTTCATTATCGTCTTCCTATTCAGCTTTTTGAAGATTGTATGGAACAAGAACTAGTTGGAGGAAATAATAGAATTAACGAAAATGATGAAATTGAAGATAGAAGATGACCAAGGGTGGTTGCAATGAGAATACAAAAACAGTTAATGGCAAACTGGTTTCCTAATTATGTTGATAgtgatcaataatttaaatgtatcatatttcaAATACCATTTTTCTTCTAGGGGAGGGtgtgtatttactataaatataagttttctAAATCTTTGTGACCCTAATTGTTATGTTGGTATATTTctgtttctattttattttttttttgtttaaataattttgtataaaaatttaaaaaaattggttgaaCTCAACATGAGTGCtaagttaattattatgaattctctattatgaacatattttacttttaatgaatttctaataaatacTGAAATTCCATCTAACTATgttaaattttctatatttgttattaacaaATCAAAATAGGCACTTATTTACcacaacaacattatttttgaaaataacatattgataacataatataacataatatgtattatataacaaatgttatatgttataacatataattaaataaataatgataaatgataaatgataaatgcatttaagaaaataaaataaataaacttctgaagcaaacaaaataataacaatacagatatgtatatatagatagatatctGTTTACATTAAGGAActacattttttcaattaacaGTTTTATAACGGACACCATATTTTCTTCGTTTGTTAGTCTTCGCTCATCATTTTCAGCCATTTTATTCTTTGTACTTGCCAACTGGGAAATAGATGGACTAATATTCTGAAAAATTACcgaaataatcataattattaaaataatatctacatgcaaatacatttattattatttacatccaTATGTTGTGCATTTCTTTCAGCTAACTTAGTGAATGTGTCTCTTGCATCTCCCAATTGGGTTCTTAAAGTTTTTTTagctaaatcaaaatattataataatacaattaaagtaaACAACATAGGTACCActgtgctgtacagtaggtgtctGGAGGAATCACTgtatatgtgttaaatttgaatttaattatataaaaccattgtatacaaaaaattatgttaaagtaGAAAATCTGAGCTTTTCAACCACCCCAAAATTTTatgggaaaaaaaattgaaatctcaGTATCTACTTCACTCAGAATGTAAAATTGCTTTCCTtgaaagtataaacatttacccatattgttttgattttgaacCAGTTTTCTTTTACCAAAGTTAGTTTTCAAAGTTGACACAGGAGTTTCAGGTTGATAATTTGGAATCTGAGCTGAATCAGGAGTTACAATCGTTGATTCGTCTTGCTCATCATATTCAACAATACAGTTTTTCATGGCAGTTTGATTTAAACTATCAAAAACaactaacaaaaaaacaattacatttttaacaaattgtatttagttatataGCAGGGGAGAGTGTTGTGCCTTGGACCGTATGTACCTTGGTCTTATACTTATTTCTACCTTTATAAATGGTAAAGAATTAATTCGTGGAGGAAATTATAGTCACTAGTTTTAcgacattaaattatattcagttagaacaaaaaaaaccactgatgaatttaaactaaaaaaatttaatttcacctatcaaaataacaatttttggtttctttaaattgtattttcaacatttaaatttgtgaTAGAAGTTCTTAAGGGTAGTACCATTATACGTTAAATATTGTGTAGATTTAAATGGTATtaattcatacaaaaaaattgtgttaagatctaaaaaaaaataaattcttt
It contains:
- the LOC107883193 gene encoding uncharacterized protein LOC107883193, which translates into the protein MKNCIVEYDEQDESTIVTPDSAQIPNYQPETPVSTLKTNFGKRKLVQNQNNMAKKTLRTQLGDARDTFTKLAERNAQHMDNISPSISQLASTKNKMAENDERRLTNEENMVSVIKLLIEKM
- the LOC107883195 gene encoding uncharacterized protein LOC107883195; the encoded protein is MGGCTAPNCSNSRKNKIKLFRFPREKSRKDIWVQNCSYAKYTLKKVSLSYIAKMGLSNLSLMPFQHFNVSNPPARLDTKRKSVYKNTAMKTTNISSTTTTSLSQSDACFNITENSVNTVMKTTNISSSKIMSLSQSDACVNIIDNSVCSYS